GCGCCGGATACCGTCGTGCCTGGGCAGTGACCGGCGCCGGTCGAGCCCTCTCCAGCGTGTGAGGATATCCCAACACCCCGAGTCCCGGTCGGCGTTTCCGGCCAGCATCGGCACGCCGGATCAGGGTGCGGCGGGGTCCATCCAGCGCCCATCGGGGGCCGAATCGGCGGGCTGAAGGTAGCGGCCGCCGGGTTGCGGTGCAGGCGCGGGGGCGCGTTCGGCGGCCTTGCGCGCCCGCTGCTGCTCGGCGGCCCGGCGTTCGAGTTGGGCGCGGGTCTCGGGGGTCAGCTTACCGGTGATCGGGAGCCCGGATTCGCGTTGGAATTCGCGCAAGACCACCTGGAAGCCGCGGTCGAAGCGGTCGGAGGCGGGGTCGCAGGGATAGCCCAGGTCGTTTAATTGCCGCCGCACCCGGCGCCGTTGATCGGGGTTGAGATCCAGCAGTGACTCGGCACGCTCGGGTGTCGGCTCCAGGTGGATCTGGATGCTGACCGGCTCGGCGTCAGTCAGGACGACCGTCTTCTCGGCCTTCGGATAGCCCGAAACGAGGGGCGAAACCTCGATCCGGTGACTCCCGGTTCTCAGACCACGCAACTCCAGCGGCCGGCCGGCGTCGAACGAACCTTTGACCTCCCCATCGACCAGGACCATCGCGTAGGCGTCCACCTCGATCCGCAGGTGGCCGTCCGCCGGAGTCTCCCGGGGCGGCGCCGGGGGCGGCGGCGCGGCCGGCACCCTGGCCGCCGAGGTCACGACCGGCGCGGCGAGCACGACCCGAAAACCGGTGTCGGCGGTCTTGACGTCCCCGGCTGAATCGTAGGGCTGGACCTCGACCCGGGCGTCCGCCCGCAGTTCCTCGTCCGCGCTGTGGATGCCGCCGCCCATCAGGACGTCGCCCCCGACCTGACCGGGGAACTGGGGTGAACTGTAGGGGTCGTTCATCAGTTCCCAGGCGTTTCCATAGAGGTCATGCAGGCCCAGCGGGTTCGGCAGGCGCCGGCCGATCGGGGCAATCTCGCCATCGGCGTTGCGGTTGTACCAGGCGTGGCGGTCCAGGCCCTCCGGCATGGGGTAACGGGGCAGCGCAAAGGTGTCGTCCGGCACCAGGGCCCCACCCCGGGCGGCATACTCCCATTCCAGGTCCAGCGGCAGCCGCACGAAGGCGGGTTTGCCCTCGACCCGCGGCAGGCAGGGCGCCGCGCCCGCCGCGCAGGGGGGGAGGTGCCCGGCATTGGCCTGGAGCCAGCGCGAGAGTTGCGCGGCGAAGTTGATTGCATCGATGCGGCTCACGCCGACCTGGGCGGCGAGGCGCGGGTCGACCTGAGCGCCCGCCGGGGCGGCGGCGACCGGGGGGCAGGCCTGGCCGCTGCCTTGCGCCATGACCGCCTGATACTGGAGGGCGCTGACCTCGTACTTGCCGATCAGCAGGTGCCGCTGCGCGTCCCCCGTCGGCCCCGCAAAGGGACCGACCAGCCGGGTCCGCCGACTGTCGGCGGGGGTCGCCACCGGGCGCAAGGCCAGGGCGCCGCCGCAGGGCAAGGGCAGGATCAGGTCGTCGGCCAGGGGTTTCGGGTTGTAGAGCCCCGCGGGCCAGGGCGCTGCCGCGGGTGCGGGGGCCGCCGCCGCTGGCCCGGCCGCGACGAGGGCGAGGGCCAGCCCGAGGGACAAGGACCTACGCACGGCGATGGAGTTGAAACCTGGGGCTGGCATGAGCGGCTGGTCGGGTAGCGCAGTGCGTGAAGCTGGAAAATGGCGGATCGGCCGCACTTGGACGCTATCAGTATGCGCTATCCCCTGGGTCGGCGCCCCGCGGGGTCCGTCCGGCGGGTGCGATCAAAACTGATGTGATGACCGAGATCCCGGGTACGCTGTCGTTGTCGTTGTCGTTGTCGTAATCGAATCATCCGACCACGATTACGACAACGAGGCCCGGTCCGTGAGAACACCGCTGTCGCCGTTGGGTACGCATCGCGTACCCGGCTCCGGCGGTCGTGGCAGCATGGCGGATACGCGATGCGTACCATACAACTCGTAAAGTTGAGAACCCTATTGTATTTCTTGGCGTCTTGGCGTGAGCAACTGCCGGAGTGAGGGTAATGGGTGGTGCTGGGCATCGTGAGCGGCAGTCCGCCATCCCCGACCCGCTGGCGCCGGGGTCCCTCGCGCAGCGCCTCGGCACCCTGGGTCTGCCGGCCGCGATGCTCTCCTGGGCCTCGCTGCTGGCCTTGCTGAGCGTCCTGGCGGCGGTGCAGCACAGCGCCCACTTGCGTGCTGCTTACCGGTTCTTTCTGCCGCTGCCCTGGTTGGCCGCACTCGGCGCGACGGCGCTTGCCGGGGCGGTCGTGGCCGCCGGCAGTCGGCGGCCGGGTCCGCTGTGGCCGCGTCTGTGGGCGCTCGCGCTCGCCTGCCTGGCGTCCGTCATCGCGCTCGCCGCCCTGGTGCGCCCCGCCTGGCTGCCGACCGCCCAGTTGCACGCGCTGATTACGGCAACCCTGGCCGGCGCCCTGGCACTGGCCCCGCGCCTGGCCCGCATCCATCCGGACAGCGATTGGACCCAGCGTGTCGCACCGGCGAGCCTCCTGCTCACCCTGGCCCTGATCCTGCCGCCGGCCCTGACCGGCGCCCCGGGGCCGGCCGCGGGGCCCGACCGCCAGGCCCGTCCGAACGGGACCGACGCACCGACCCTGGACGCCGCCATGGCCGCGCTCGATGACACCGAAGCGGTCGTGCGCGCCGCCACCGACTTCGACTGGTCGCGCTTCGACCTGCGGCTGCCCAAGGCCGAGGCCGTGATCGCAGGACTGCGCGCCCTGCCGCGGCACCCGCTTGTCTGGCCCGCCGGGGGCTGGGGCAAGAGCGCCGCGCCCGGTCGTGAGGACGCCTTCACCGCGGGGGCGCAGCGGCTCATGGGCAGCGTCGCCCGGGGGCTCGATCCAGCGCGCTCGGGCGGCCCGCCGCGGTTGTCGTCCCTCGGTCTGGGCGCCCAAAATCTGGCCGGGCCTGGTCGCATCGTGGCCGACTATTTCGAGCAGTTCGGCCGCATCTTTCAAGCGCTGGACCCGGCGCCTGCCGGTATCACCACCGGTCCCTTGCCGGGCGCCTACGCGGCGGCCGCGACCGACTTAAGCGCCTTCCTGCGGGTGATCGGCGATCACTGGTCCGATGCCTGGTCGGTGACAATGATCGGGCCTCCACCCGGCCCCGGGCTGACCGAAACCATTACGCCGCGCACGCTCCTGGGCAAGACACTGTTTACCGACCGGGGCACCGGCTACCGGGCCAACGAGGTCGCACGGCTCTGGGGCCTCGACCTCGCCGCCGCCAGGCGCCTGCAGCCGGGCGGACGCAACGACTGCGGCGGCCAGGCCTTCGAGCAACCGGGCCGGGAATACCGTATCGACTGCTTCGCCTACGCCCCCGTCTCCGGCAGCGGCCCTGGCGCCAAGGGTCGCGGGGCCGCGGTGCTGGCCGAACTGCGGATCGTCTATTCGTCGCGCACCGGCGCCCTGTCGGAGCGCTCCCCGCCCGCCGAGATCTGGTATGCGTTCGCGGTCCCCGCCGGGGCCTCCCCCGCCGAGCGCGACCGCTACCAGCGCGCGACCCAGGACGCCCTGCGCGCGGCCCTCAAGGACGCGGATCTCAGCGTCAGCGGCGCTGCCAGCGATCAGGGCTTCCGGATCAAGGGCAAGGGCCAAGCCTGGAAGCTGACCGCGCCGCTCATCGACCACCACCTCGCCGACCGCGACTGGGTGGTGATGCGGGTCCTGGCGGACTGAGATGACCGACACTATTCAAGGCGGACTCGCCGCGGACCCGACCGACGACGACGAGCCGGACGACTGGGGTGCGATCCGCACCGACCCCGCCGACCCGCGGTTCGAGCTCGGCGATCTGGTCGACGCGCCCGAGCCCGAGTTCGCCGCGACCCCGCCGCCCGCGACCGCGGCGCCGCCACCCGCTCCGCCGCCCGCGCCCGTGCGCGCCCGCACGGCCGTGACCGCCGAGTCCGCGGACGCAGGCCTCGGTTTCGACGCCGACGCCGAGCCCTTCGGGCGCTACCGCAGCGTCCAGCGGCTCGGCATCATCGGCGGCAAGGGGGTTGGCAAGAGCTATCTGTTCCAGGCCATGGTCTATCGGGTCCAGCACGCGCGCACGGCCGGGGCACTGGCCTATTTCCTGGACACCCAGGGCGTCGAACTGGTCCGGACACTGTCGCGCGAGGAGCACGCCCTCACCGTCAATCTGCAGCGCTTCAATGGGGACTACGAGCGGTGGACGCGCCTGGGCACGACGCTTGCGGCCAGCCAACCCTGGTACCGGCTGACCCTGCCCTATCGGACCGGGCTGCTCGGGCGCACCCGCGCCGCCATGGAGGTCGAGTTTTTCGACGGGTCCGGGGAGCAGTTCTTCGAGGCCCGGGACCCGCTGAATCGCGGGCTCTGGGTGCAGGCGTACCGGGAGGCGCGGGTGATGGCCTTTTGCCTGCCCCTGTGGGCGGTGTTCCCGGCCGCGGACCTGTCGGCGGCCGACTGGCGGGAGCGCGACGCCCTGCTGGAGTCCTTCCACGAGGTGGTGCAGAACTACAAGGACATGCGCCGCCGCCTGCGGCTGCGTCAGCCGGTGCGCTCGATCCTGGCGCTGACCATGGCGGACGACCGCCGCTGCGCCCTGGCGGGGCTGCGCGACACCTGGATCGGCGGCTATCTGCAGGCGCCCGCGGCCTTCCTGGCACGGACCCGCACCGGGGGGGGCATTGCGCGCTATCTCGCCAATGCGCGCCGGGTCTCACGGTTCCTGGGCGAGGAGTTCGCCGCGGCGCCCTCCCCCGGGGTCGCCGGCATCCCGGACCTGCTCGGCTTCGGCGCCGGCCGCCCCTGGCTGATCCCGGTCAGCGCCATCCACGGCGAGGCCCTGGATCATCTGGAGCTCCAGTACCCCAACCCGGACGAGCGGCCCCCGCGCCTGCCCCCGGTGCCGGTGCATGTCGAGTTGCCGCTGCTGGTGGCGCTGTGCGAGCGTGCGAATGCGCTGATGTAAGCCCCGCGAGGCAAGCAGAGGGTTTGTCCGCAAATGAACGCGAATAGGAAGAGCGCTCCGGGGGCCTTGATCACTATTCCGGCCACCTCGGGGGTGACACCCGTCGCGGCCTGGGGGCCGCTCCTACGGCGTAGGAGCGGCCCCCAGGCCGCGACGGGTTGCCGCCAGGACCTGTGGCCGGAGTTATGATCAAGGCCGCTCCGGAACTGTGGACCGCGCCGCGCTTGGCGCTGGTCGTTGCTGGCTTTGCGCATGACTGGCGGTCCGCGCAGCGGACCCTACGGAGGCGCAGCGCGGGGTCCGCGGTGCCGACTGGCCCTTACCACCGACAAGACCTGAAGCCTCTTTTCCGATTTGCGTTCATTTGCGGACAATAAACTCCTGACCGGGGGCCTCTTTGATTCCACAGAGCTTAAACGTCTGCCGCGGCCAGGCCGATCAGGGGATCGGCGAGGCGGGCACGCCGATCCGGCGTGGCGAGCAGTATCTCGCGGCGGACGCGCCATTGCAGGCGGACCCCGAGCTGCTGCGCGGTATCCGCCATTGGCTGACGCTTGATGCCGGCCCCGGCGACCATGGCCGGCTCCAGGAGCGACTGACCGGCTGGGCCTGCTTCCCGGCCGGTCCCTATTATTTCGTCGTCCGGCTCGCTGCCGCCGGGAAATACGACCGGCGGGACGCCTATTTCGCCCACGCGCGCGCCTGGCCCCTGGCGGCCTTTGCGGCGGACTTCGACCCGGGTCTTTATCTCGGTCAGGATGCGGCCTTCCTGACGGAGGCACCGACGGGCGCGTCGGTTGCCGGGTTGCCGCTGCCGCCCGCCCCTGCGCCGGACCCCGCTTGCGCCGCGCGGGAGCAGGCGCTGGCGGTGGGCCTCATCACCCACCTCTTCCACGGCATGGTGACGGGCTGGCCGGTGATCCTGGCCGTGCCGCTCACCGCCTTTGCCGCCGGGTCACCGCTCGCCCGGGTCATCTCATTCGCCCGCGGGGCCCTGCCGGGCCGATTGCGGCGCCGCTGCCGCGTGCGGGTCTTCAGCCGCAACCCGCCGCTCTTCCTGGGCCAGGACCCCGACGGCGCCGCGGTGGACCTCCTGGTCATCCCCGAGGACCTCGCCGGGGCGGCCCTGGGCGCGGTGCGCCGCCGCGCCCTGCTGCTCGATGCCCGCGGCGAGCGGTGCGACGGACCAGCGCCGGCGGCAGGACTCAGCGACTATGCGCGGGCCGTCAGCGAGAGCGCCCAGCGCTTCCCGGCCCAGTTGACGGGTTTCGGCGAGCGCTTCGACCGGCTCTGGGCCGACCCCGCCGCGGCCCCCGGACCGGAACTGACCGGCTGGGTCACCCTCACCTACAACCTGGCCGTCGCGCTGGCCGGCGGCGCGGCCCACTGCGGCAGCCTGTTCGCCAACTATCTGCTGACCCAGGCGCGGGCCACTGACCAGGTCCCCTGGTCGGCGCTGATCCGCCCGGACGACTGGGCGCGCTTTCCGCAAGACCACCTGATCCGCTTCATCCTGCGTGCCGACGAGGCCTTGAGCCCCGGCGAGGGGTGCCTCCAAGTGGCCTTGGTCGACGCCTTCCAACGGCTGGGGAGCACCCTCGACGAGGGTCTGGCCGCCTGGTGGAACCCGGCCGAGGCGCCCAAGCGCCGCCGCCTGCTGGCACTGTGCGACCTGGACCCGCCGCTGATCGCGGACGCGCGCTGCGCCGCCCTGACCCGGCCCCTGCCTATCGCGACCCTGGCGGCCGACGGCGCCCCCCTGACCGGCGCGCTGCGGGCCGAGTATCGGGCCGGGGTCTTGGGCGCGCGCGGCGCGGAGGCGCCGCACTTGCTCGCCGTGCTGGACCAGCCGGGCCTGTTCGCGCTGTTGCTCGAGGCGGACCGGACCGGCGCACTCGCGGCCCCCTGGCGCCGCGGCGACCTCGCGACCATGCCGCTGCCCCAGGCGGCGGCCCTGGCGCGGCAGTTGCTTCAGGAGCCGCGGACCTGGAGCGGGCTGGAGGACCTGCCGACGCGCCTATTCGCCCGACTGGAGCAGGCTCCGGGCGGGCTCGACGCCATCGCCGCGGACCTCTTCGACCCGCGGGGCCGCCTGCGCATCGCGCCGACCCCGGCAGCCGCCGTCCTGCTGCTGGAGACCGCGCCCATCGCGCGGCGGCTGCCGTGCGCCGACCTGATGACGCTGGGCGGACTCCTGCCCGCTACCGCGGCGCGCGCCCTCACCGCCTACCAGGCCCGGGTCACGACCCTGATGGACCTGGAACCGCCGGCGACCACGGCGCACCTGATCCAGGCCGGAGCCTGGCTCGCCTGGCGGCGCCACGCCGGCCCCGCGCTGGAGCAGGACGCCCGCCACCGACTCGCCCTGACCTGGCTCACCAGTCCCGCGCTGGCCGTGCTGCGCGACGACCGGGCCAGGGCGCGACCGCCCCAGTGGCGGCCAGAGCGGACACAGGCCCGGGGCGCCGACCTGGTGGACATTACCCGCGAGACCTGGGACCAGGTCATGGCCGACCTGGGCCCACTCGCACCCGCGACGGTCGACCTGCTGACCCGGCCCGACACCCACTGGCCTTGGGTCCATCCGTTCCAGCAGGACCAGGCGCGCGACCTGGCCGCGCGCTGCCCCGACCCGCAGGCGCGCGCGGCCCTGGCCGCGGATCTGGAGCGCACTGAATGGATGACGGCCGCCGACGCGCCCTGGCTCGGCGAGGTCATCGCCGCCCTGGCCGCGGGGGCGGACGGCAACGCGGCCCTGGCGGGGCTGCGGCAGCGCGTCCAGGCGGCGGCGGACCAGGACGGGCGCGACGCCCGGTCGCACCCGCTCATGCAACTGTGCCGGGCGATCTGCGCCCTGCCCCCGCGGCAGCGCCGCCGCGACGGCCCGCTGATCAGGCACGGCTGGCAGACCCTGGAGCGGGCGATCGGCGGCGAGGGCGGCTATTATCACTGGGCACTGCTGAGCCCGGACCGGCCCATCCTGCCGCTCCTGCACCTCGCCGCCTGCCTGAGGCCCGAGCGCCAGGCCGGAACCCTGGCGCTCTGGTTCATGTACCAACCAGACTGCGCCCCACTGCGCCGGGAGCCGCGCTGGTGGGCGGCCCTGATCGGCAGTGTCCTTACGCAGACCACGCCGCCGGACGCGCGCGACACCGCCCCGCCCCGGCCCTGGTGCGCACCGGCGGAGGCGACCCGGCGGGCGGCCCTGGCCCTGATCGACGCCGAACGCGAGGCCCTGCCCCCAGCCGAGGCGATGGCCTTGGCGCGGGCCTGGGGGGACTTGGACAGTGACGGGACCTGGACCGACAACTGCGGAGCGAATCACCGATGAACGAACGGCTCGCCTTTTTTTGCGACCGCGACACCGCGCCCGGTCACCTGAGCACCTGGACGGACACCGGGGAGACCGGCGCGGCCCTCTATCAGGTCTGGTGCCGGGCGGCCCTCGCGGACCCGGGGCCGGACGCGGCGGGACCGGCCGCCGACCCCGCGGGACTCGCGGCACGGGTCGCCGCGGCCGGCGGCGGCATCATCGCCGTGACCCGGTCGACCGACACCGGTGCCGCGCTGCGCCTCGCGACCATCCCCGCCGCGGGCTATGACCCGGCCACCGAGTGGCTGGTCCTGCGCCCGGGCCAGTCGCCCGCCTGGACACCAGGCGACGGCGCCACCATTCCGGCCGACCCCGGCACCTTCGTCCTGGTCCCCGCCACCCGCGCGGACCAGTCCACCCTGCGCGCCTTCCTGGACCAGTTGGACCGGCTGCCGGACGACTATCGCAGCCTCCTGCTCAACGTGCTGCGCCGGCCCGGCATCGAAGGCGCCCTGTGGCGGCTGGAGCGCCGGCTGGAGCGGCTCCACGGCGAACCGACCCCAGCGGCCACGGACGACCACGAGGCCCGACCCCGGGGGCCGCGTCTCGCCTGGGCCTGGCCCTGGGTCCTGACCGGCTTGCTGGTGCTCAACCTGCTCGCCGTCCTCGGCAGTGCCTGGTGGGTCAAGGGCTCAACCGGGAACGCCGCGCCCCCTGAGGAGGTCGAGCACCAACCCGGCGCCGCCGGGACCTGGATCGCGCCCGCGCCGCCGCGTCCGGACTGGTCGTCCTGCGGCCCC
The DNA window shown above is from Candidatus Thiodictyon syntrophicum and carries:
- a CDS encoding SUMF1/EgtB/PvdO family nonheme iron enzyme, whose product is MPAPGFNSIAVRRSLSLGLALALVAAGPAAAAPAPAAAPWPAGLYNPKPLADDLILPLPCGGALALRPVATPADSRRTRLVGPFAGPTGDAQRHLLIGKYEVSALQYQAVMAQGSGQACPPVAAAPAGAQVDPRLAAQVGVSRIDAINFAAQLSRWLQANAGHLPPCAAGAAPCLPRVEGKPAFVRLPLDLEWEYAARGGALVPDDTFALPRYPMPEGLDRHAWYNRNADGEIAPIGRRLPNPLGLHDLYGNAWELMNDPYSSPQFPGQVGGDVLMGGGIHSADEELRADARVEVQPYDSAGDVKTADTGFRVVLAAPVVTSAARVPAAPPPPAPPRETPADGHLRIEVDAYAMVLVDGEVKGSFDAGRPLELRGLRTGSHRIEVSPLVSGYPKAEKTVVLTDAEPVSIQIHLEPTPERAESLLDLNPDQRRRVRRQLNDLGYPCDPASDRFDRGFQVVLREFQRESGLPITGKLTPETRAQLERRAAEQQRARKAAERAPAPAPQPGGRYLQPADSAPDGRWMDPAAP